The genomic DNA AAGTCACCTTGAGTTGAATGACTCTGGCCATATCTTCGATTTACGCGTTGCGGTTTGGCATCACAATATTGAAGGGCCACCCTATCGCACGGACTACATGGATGTTGATATTGTCCGTGGAATGATTGGTCGCGGTTTTCGGCTCGGTCTCTATGGTCACCAGCATAAGGCACAAATTACGCCACACCAGATATTGCTCCCCGACCAAGAAAAGATGGCGGTTGTTAGCGCTGGTTCATTATGTGGTGGTCAGGGTGAACTCCCCTTCGGTATTAACCGCCAGTACAATATTCTTGAAATATCACCGGATTTTTGTCACGTTCGGATTCATGTTCGTTCCATGTCCGTCGCAAACCTGTTTACGCGTTGGTATCTCCCGGAACTTGGAGGTGCAACGTTTGTTGACTGTGATTGGGAGCCTCTGAAAAATCCTGTTGGCGGTACCGTCAATACCGAAAATGTCCGTATGCGCCATGTGATTGAAGAAGCAGAAATTGCAGCAAAGAGTGGTAACCCGGCACATACGGTTGAACTTCTTCGGGGACACAATATGGCAGAGGGGAGTTATGCACGTGAACTACTCCTAGCCGCAGCCTTTGAAGACAAAGACTGGGCAACTCTCGTCCAGGTCGTAACAGAGCCGCATAACATTCTAGAGTTGGTACAACTGGTTGAAGCTTTTATTCAGACACAAGAATTTACGCATGCCACTGAAGCATTGGATCGTTTCTCTGAAGTAGTTCAGCTTTCTGAACCGCAAAACATGGAACTTCGGAAAAGGATCCACGCAGAGGAGATAATTAAGAGATGAATCAGCAATCAGAGAAGATTCCCTTCGGGATTGAAATAAACCGCATGATTGATTTGCTTGCTGAGCAGATATACCCTACACCCTTTGCGCTTTTGCGTGAAAATGTTCAAAATTCCTACGATGCAATCTTGCTACGTCTCCATTTGAGCCAAAACTTCGAACCAAGAATCGAAGTGATTATTAAACCGAACCAAGTCATAGTGTCGGATAACGGAATCGGTATGTCACGGACTGATCTTCGCGACCACTTCTGGTTTGCGGGGTCGAGCAGTAAGAATACAAAAGAAGCGCAAGCTGCCGGTGTTGTCGGCACATTCGGTATCGGCGCCATGGCTAATTTTGGCATTGCAGAGGAACTAGTAGTTGAGACGGAGAGCGCTCTTGTTGGGGAACGTACAAAGTGTTCTGTAATGAGGTCTAAGCTATCGGTGAATGAGGATTGTATATCTTTTGAAACGTGTGAGGCAACCGGCAACCCTGGCACCACTGTCACCGCCACTATGCAAGCAACAAAAACGATAAATGTGGCTGAGGCCGAGACTTATATATCTCAATTCGTAGCTCTTCTCTCATTAGACGTCTTGGTTAACAACAAAAAGGTAAGCGGACAACCTTTTGAAAATGCTGTATCTCAATTAGTTGCAACCTGGAAGTCCTCTTCCCTCAGTGCTGATCTAGGTGACGGGCTCAAAGCTGATATCGACCTTACAGGTGCCATCAATGGTGAGACTAGAATTGAATTACATAACATTGAATATGGGTCGCAGATACTCAAGGGGCGCATGGCGTTGCGCCAGGGAGTCGGAAATTTGCGAACCTATCGAAACAGCTTTGGACTCGCTACAGCTAGCGTTACATCAGCTTATGGCTTTGGTGGGGTCGCTGATTTTCTGTTTTTGCATCCGACAGCGGGTCGCGAGGCACTAACCACAGACAGCCTCCAACTTCTCCAGAGAATCGTTACGCGGGTCGATGAATACGTTTCATTACAACTTGGCAACCGGCCAGAAAGTAACGTTAATTCGTACTTTGTTACATGGGCGGCTCAAAGGCATAGATACGACCTTTGTTCTCACCTGCTCGTCCGCGTTGAACCCGGTGAAACACTCGCGCTCCATGAAATCCAGGAGCTCTCACGACAGGCTCCGTTCCTCGTTTATGGTGGCACGGATACCTCAACAATTCAGCATGCCTCCGAGGACAGGCAGATTATCATGTTATCAAAGAATGCACAACGTAAGGATTGTGAGATAAACTATCTTCGTAATTACTGCAAGATCGAAGAACTATCGGACGATCCCAAAGTTCTTTTAATGAAAGCTGATGCAGAGACAACTGGAGCTGAAAAGGCTTTTGCTTTTCGGTTAGCGTCGATTTTATCTACTGACTATTTTTTGGAAGTTGATATTCGTTTCGGTACCATTTCTCATGGATTCCCTGTTCTTGTGACATCTCGCACCACGCCGGTTGAAATCTACATCAATCCTAATACCTCGACAGTACGAAGCATCTTAGAGCTTTTCGTGCGAGAATACGCAGCCTTCGGTCATATGGCAAAAGACTTCGTTCGTAACATGCTTTTTCCAAGAGTTGCAAATCTTGTTCCAAGTTCAACCAGGCAGGGCGCGGAGGCTTTCCTAAAATCAATCAACCGAACTCGCGAGATTTTTGAGTATGAAATGACTGATCTAGAGAGTTTAACGGCACTCTGGAAGGATTATTTATCTGGGAAGATATCGTTCCAACAGGCATCAGATCGAGCGAACCGTGTAGCTGTGCGTAGCTACCAGATCTTTGATCGTGAAGCAGCCGGAGCAGTGCGAGATGTTGTCCCCGGTGTCATTGAAAACGAGGCAGCCACTGCACAAGAGAACGGGTCCCAATACGGTCCACTTCCCCCGATTCAGCGACTTGATATGAGCACAACCAAGAAGCTTCTCACGATTAATGAAAATGAACCGTCTCTTAAAGGTTACCGATGCTTTCTGGCGTTGACAGATCGCATTCAAAAAGAAAAAGGCGATTTTTTTCTCCAACCACATCGTACATCGGTAGTATGGGGCGGCCAAAAGGCGTTATTCATATTCGAGCACCACTCAGGTGATTTTGGACTATATTATGACCTACAGACTCAGGGTCTCATCAGTGAACAACCAGGTGGTGGATCATTCGAGACGTGCACAATTGTCATGAAAAACCGTATTTTCATACCCATACCTCCGAACATCCAAGCATCCTTCTGGCCACATGATAATGAGAGGAAGAGATTCGAAGTACGTTGCGACATTCTTTATATTGATCAGGAGGCACAGGATCAAAATTATTGTGAAACTAATGACGTAACAACCATATAAAATTTAAGATTGATCACGAAACCGCAAACAAAGATGACATGGCTAGGCGGTATATTGGCAATAACTCAGAAGGATAATGTTTGGTTGTGTCTATTAGTTCTCGAAATCTGTGGCTCATACAGACTGGATAAACTTTCCTAGGTGAAATTAAATTTGGCATTCTTACAAAATACCTTTGCACGCTCATAGAGACGTTTTTTATATCCTGGAGGGATTTGGTTATCTTTTTTCAATTTTAGTGTCAGATCGAATAGTTTGTTGAGCGCTTCTTTTTCACCGCTTATCAAGTACGATTCTTGATAATACCAAACGGCTTTATCATAGTCGTTTGCGTCTAACGCCAATTCGGCCAAATCAAAATAGAAGCCCTTCAATTTAACTACGTCATCTATTAGTGCTAGAAATTTGGTTTGAAAATCACTTTCACTACAATTTATCGCGAAATTTCTAATTGTATCAGAAGGTAGATAACGGAAACTTTCAACTAAAATGATGACAGGTTTTCCTAATCCATAGGCTATTCCTGTCTCCAAATAAAGATTCCCAATTGTCTTGGCCTTAGATGTTTTTGATGAAATCACCACGCAAAATGCGGCAGACTGTATCTCTCTACAAATTGAACAATAATAATCACCGCGTCGGACAAGGGCAGCCCCTTCAACAATATCATAACCTCTATTTACGACACATGTTTTTACATTTTCCAACACTGTATCCATATCCGCGTTTCGGTTTTTCGCAGAAGGGGAAATCACGAATACATTTTTTGGATTAGGGTTTGGGAATTGCGAGCACTCCGATTGATTCAGAGCGCAAACAATCACTCTTTAGTCCTCACGTTTTTATATTTACCGGGGGATTTCTTATGATCAACTATCTTTCCGGTGGTAGTATCAATCTTGACATACCTTTTGGTAACAGGGTTTTCTACTTGAACACGTTTCGAAATTTGCCCTACTAGTTTTCCAGAACTTGAACGTTTTGCCATGGTATTAACCTCAACCAGAGTATATCGTTACTCGTAAATCAAGTCAATCATGTGTTTCTATGGGCGAACAATGGATGACATTTATGCTAGGTGATACAAACTTGAGCAGGGAAGGGCAAGTATCCCAGAGAATATTCGATATGATGACAAAGAATTACAACGAGGTGCTACGAATTCTCGTCGTCGGCACTCGTTCAACTCAACCCACTCCAACACTGTGTTTCTGGTGGGGTTTGACTCTCCCTGTCTCCACCACAATGGTTCCCTTTCAGTAAAAGTTGGCGGCTTCGGGTAAAGCACATTTTCAAATCGTCTGGGCTATCCGCTTCGTATATACTCCACATAACTATTATACTGCACCCCGACACCTAAACTATCCATCCGGCTAGTATAAAACTAGCCTCATAAATGGTTTCCTCTTCGTCTGCCTGGTTTATTATCGTTCCGGGCTTAAACGGGTGGATATACGGTGTGATTGGTACTTGATGTCGCCGTATAAACGCCATACACTAATATCCGGGTGAGTCGTGGATATCGGAAAGGTTTGAGGTGACACTATGGGAATCGGGAAAGTAATACTATTCATCTTCGGATTGATCGGCCTGCTGACGTCATCGGGGTTTTTATTCGGGGGCGGGGCGATAATCCTGGCTGACAACACCATCAAAGACAGTGATTCCTTCTATTCAACCCGGACTGTCCAGATTGAAAGTAATACCTATGCGGTGATTACCGGCCCGGCTGATATTTATCTGGGTGGTCGATGGGACTGGGGGAGCCTGGCTACCTTCAGAATAATGGGGAGCAACAACGATCCCGACGGCCAGATATTTATCGGTATTGCGCCGACTTCAGACATCAACGCCTACCTCAGCGGCGTTGAACATAGTGAAATCACTCAGTTTTCCATGTTTCCACATAATATAAGTTATGCCGTTCATTCAGGTGTCGTCGTGCCCGGCGCGCCGGCTGATCAGTCATTCTGGACCGCTTATGCCTATGGTACCGGTACCGAGACGCTGGAGTGGGATGTTGAGTCGGGCAGGTACTCGCTGTTGTTGATGAACGGCGACGGGACTGAAGGCGTTGACCTGGACGTTGAGTTCGGCTTAAAAATAGCCTGGTTAATCGGGGTGGGTATCGGTCTGCTGCTCATGGGCGTTATCGGAATCATCATCAGTATCATCCTGATTTCCCTGGCATTCAGATCCTCATCCAACCGGAACCCGCCGACCCAGGGACCGGCGGTGCGGGCAGAAACAGACAGTTCTTCGGCTACCGAGACTCATGATGTTGTCGTCAATGAGTTAGCCGACAAGACTGGGATGGGCCTGGCTCCCAACGTCGCGGCTCTCCTTTGTTATGTGTTCGGCTGGGTCACCGGCATCATATTCTTTATTCTGGAGAAAGATAACAAATATGTCCGCTTCCATGCGCTTCAGAGCATCATCGTTTTTGGTTTTCTTTCCATGGCCGGCGCTGTATTGGGGGCCTGGCCGTTTTTCGGCACAATCTTTGAAGCCGGTATCGGTATCATCACTCTGGTTTTCTGGATAATCCTGATGGTCAAAGCCTACCAGGGCGAGAAGTATAAGATGCCCTGGGCCGGCGACTTCGCGGAAAAGCAGGTTAGCTGAATTATAGCTGTCTGCGGCGGTTGTGGCAGATTAACCACAATAAACAAACCAGGTTGGCATGGCCAACCTGGTTTGTGTCTCAATGAACTTCAGGCTCTGGAGCTATCGTATAGCTTTGGAAGCCTCCGTTTTTTTATACGCTAAACAACAATTTTGAATAGGTCGGCATCGGCCAGTATTCAGCAGAGACCAGGGTCTCCAATGCATCAGCATCCTTGCGCAACTCGCCCATGCCTTTGAACACCAGGTCGCGATAGGCTACGGCCTGGGTTTTGGAATTGCCGTGCAGGTCGGCAGTGGACTGGAGCGCCTGCTCAAGTTTGGCCAGGTTGGCGCTGAAGGACTGGGCCAATCCGCTGATGCGGTTGAACAAATCCTTCTCCACATCGGCATTACCACCAATGCCCAATACACTGCTGATGGAGGCTGCCAGGTGGGCTTTGTAGCTGATTACGGCCGGCAGGATCTGGCGCTTGGCCATCTCCACCATGGTTGAGCCTTCAATGTTGATCGTTTTGTTATAGATTTCGTATTGAATCTCGCTGCGGGATTCCATCTCCACCCGTGACAGGACGCCGTGTTTTTCCATCAGGGCCAGGTTCTTTTCCGCGCGGATCGCCCCGATGGCATCCACCATGTTGGACAAATTCGGCAAGCCGCGCTTCTCAGCCTCGGTGACCCAGGCCTCAGCGTAGTTATTGCCGTTAAAAATAACGCGTCCGTGTTTTTTTATGATCTCAAGCACAACCACGCCAATCTCTTTTTGGACATTGGCAGCCTTTTCCAGCCGATCGGCAATCTGACTGAGACTCTCGGCGACAATGGTGTTGAGCACGAAGTTGGCCTGGGCAATGGACTGCATGGAACCGACCATGCGGAATTCAAATTTATTACCGGTGAAGGCAAAAGGTGAGGTCCGGTTCCGGTCGGTGCTGTCCTTGGACAGTGACGGCAAAGAACTGGTGCCCAGATGCATCATGCCGCCTGACTTGCTGCTGGTGGCCCCGCCGGCCTCAATCTGAGCCAGGATATCCGTCAGTTGCGCTCCCAGGAAGACAGAGATAATGGCCGGAGGCGCTTCGTTGGCGCCGAGACGGTGATCGTTGCCCGGGCTGGCGGCAGAGACCCGCAGCAGGTCGGCATATTCGTCCACGGCCTTGATGACCGCACTCAGGAAGATCAGGAACTGAACGTTGTCATGCGGATCCTTACCGGGTTCCAGCAGGTTCTGGCCGTCATTGGTGGACATTGACCAGTTATTGTGTTTACCCGAGCCGTTAATGCCGGCAAAAGGCTTTTCATGGAGTAAGCACACCAGGCCGTGACGCAGGGCGACTTTTCTCATCGTCTCCATCGTCAACTGATTATGGTCGGTGGCAATATTGCTGGTGGTGAAAATCGGGGCCAGTTCGTGCTGGCCGGGCGCCACTTCATTATGCTTGGTCTTAGCGGCCACTCCCAGCTTCCACAGCTCAGTATCAAGTTCGGACATAAAAGCCGCGATGCGGCTCTTGAGCTGGCCGAAATAATGGTCTTCCAATTCCTGGCCTTTGGGAGGCTTGGCGCCGAAAAGGGTGCGGCCGGTCAGAATCAGGTCCTGACGCTGATCAAACAGTTTTTTATCAATCAGGAAATATTCCTGCTCGGGGCCTACCGTGGTGGTGACCCGTCTGGTGGTCGTATTGCCCAGAACCCGCAGAATCCTGAGGGCCTGAGTGTTCAGGGCATCCATTGAGCGCAATAACGGGGTTTTCTTGTCCAGGGCTTCACCGGTATAGGAGGCGAAAGCTGTCGGGATACACAGCGTGCCGTCTTTAACGAAAGCCGGCGAAGTGCAGTCCCAGGCAGTATAGCCGCGGGCTTCAAATGTGGCCCGCAGACCGCCGGAGGGGAAGGAAGAAGCATCCGGCTCTCCCTTGATAAGTTCCTTGCCGGAAAATTCCATGATCATGCGTCCGTCAGGGGTCGGAGAGATGAAGGAATCATGTTTTTCCGCGGTGATGCCGGTCATCGGCTGGAACCAGTGCGTGAAATGAGTCGCCCCCCGGTTGATAGCCCAGTCCTTCATGGCGCCGGCCACGACCTCGGCAACCTGGGCGTCAAGAGTCAAGCCTTCCTCAATCGTTTGTTTTAAGGATTTGTAAATCTCCTTGGGCAGGGTCTGGCGCATGACTTGATCATTGAAAACTTCACTGCCGTAGATACTCACCAGGTCAATGGGTTCGCAGGGGTTGGAATGGGACATCGTTAAAGCTCCTTCATCAGTCAATAATTTTGCCGTTTGGTGCCATGGTCGGTAGTACCTTTGGTGATTCGGGCGGGTCTCGCCTTGAAAATTACAGCCACAGAATAACGAAGGAACAGTTGGAAATACTCTTTGGCCGACCGTACACCTTGTATTATATCGGGCAATTGTTACCAATAAATTACGGCCTGGATATTTTATATGGGTGATTTGGATTTCCGGTTTGGAGAAAGCGCTAATTTATTGCCGCTCCGTTGCCCGGGTCAGTTGCTCTACATTGCTTTTGGTGAAAAAGCCGTCAAAATCACCGAAGCGGTGGATGTACTCGGTCACCAGCAGCGTATCGGGTGAAGGCTCGGTAAAAGTTTGCTTCAGTCCTTCCTGCTCCGAACCCGCCAGGTCCAGCAGGAACTTTTGCCCGTTTTCTTTCAGCAAGCGGAAAACCCGGTCAATGTCATCGGTTTTGAAAGCCATATGGTGCGGTCGGGCGCCGTAGTTGCGGATGAATTGCTCGGTCGGGCCGGGGTCATCGGCTCGCTGGTCACCGGGGATGCCGGAGGTAAAGACCAGGGCGAAGTCAGTCGGGCTCAACCGGGTGACGCTGGTGATGGAATTCAGGCTTCTGACATAAATTGCAAAATCAAACCGGTATTCGGTGAGGTTCATGAATTCGATGATGGCCTCTGTCCGGTCAGCCGCCGTGATTCTAAGCGCGACATGATCCAGATGTTTAACGGCGGACAGGTATTCCCGGTCCGGCTTTTTCGGCAATTGGAGCCTGCTGACACTGTTTACCGGCCGGTAGCGCCCGCGCCCGCCGAGCCACTGGACAAAGCCGAGGGAGATGCCGGTGAAAGCCGACGGTCTGGTCTGGATGAACAGCCGGTTGCCGTGGTGGATAATGTCCGGGGTCATGAATTCAATGCCGCGGGCTTTTTGCAGGGCGGTGTATTTTTTAAGGTCAGCGGTGCGGAACACCAGCGTTTCCAGGCGGGTATCAGGCAGGGCCTGGGCTTTCGGCGCCAGATTGAACGGGCGGAAAGGATTGGCACCGGTTTTACGGCAGGTAACCAAAAAATCTGCGGAATCCGGAGTTTTCAGCACCCGGGTCATGACGGATTCATCCTCAAAAGCCTCGGTGATGGACAGGCCGGTGGTGTTGAGCAGGCCGCTGACCGCCGGTCCCAGCCGGTCGGGTTCGGTATTGATGATGACGTGGTCCAGTCCGCCGACCAGTCCTGACAAGCCGGTGCGGGCATGCTCTGCCTTAATGAGCATGGTGGCTTCAATCAGTTTCTGGTCTTCTTTTTCTGTCTGGCGGTTGTCATACGGCAAGGCGGCTGCCTCCGCTATTAATTCATTTTATGATAACATCAAAGCAGTTGTTTGTAATCAATTATTTGAAGGATGATTGCATGACGCCAAAATCAGTCAGAACGTTAGGGGGGTCCGGTATATCGGTTACGTCTGTCGGCCTGGGCAGCTGGCAGTTTTCCGGTAAAGTCATCGGCTCCGCTTATTGGAAGCAGTTGAATTCGGTAGACATAAACGATATTGTCGCCGCGGCGCTTGAAGGCGGCATCAACTGGTTTGATACGGCGGAGTTATATGGTTTCGGCCGTTCGGAGAAGGCGCTGGCCCGGGCGCTGGCGGCGGCTGGCAAAACGCCGGATCAGGTGATGATCGCTACCAAGTGGTTTCCGGCTTTTCGTCCGGCGGTCTCCATCAAGCGGACGATTGACCGGCGGCTGGCTAATGTGGCGCCTTTTGAAGTCGGTTTGCATCAGGTGCATTTCGCCAATTCCCTGTCTTCGGTAGAGAAACAGATGGATGTCATGGCTGACCTGGTGGAGC from Dehalogenimonas sp. W includes the following:
- a CDS encoding metallophosphoesterase; amino-acid sequence: MKPFSILHISDLHRSPHDPISNAELISALVKDRDRYVYEDPKIGVPEAIVVCGDIIQGVSLGSVDYETQLTQQYTVAEEFLDELVRRFLDGDRSRLIMIPGNHDIDWNKAHNCFETVDLNDIPSDLESVLYTDSSDYRLDWKSLKLLRITNRDLYEQRFDTFWSFFERFYSGVSGLLSVHPHSDANLFSLCDGRIGVAAFNSCHDNDCYAFHGRISKEAIARSHLELNDSGHIFDLRVAVWHHNIEGPPYRTDYMDVDIVRGMIGRGFRLGLYGHQHKAQITPHQILLPDQEKMAVVSAGSLCGGQGELPFGINRQYNILEISPDFCHVRIHVRSMSVANLFTRWYLPELGGATFVDCDWEPLKNPVGGTVNTENVRMRHVIEEAEIAAKSGNPAHTVELLRGHNMAEGSYARELLLAAAFEDKDWATLVQVVTEPHNILELVQLVEAFIQTQEFTHATEALDRFSEVVQLSEPQNMELRKRIHAEEIIKR
- a CDS encoding ATP-binding protein encodes the protein MNQQSEKIPFGIEINRMIDLLAEQIYPTPFALLRENVQNSYDAILLRLHLSQNFEPRIEVIIKPNQVIVSDNGIGMSRTDLRDHFWFAGSSSKNTKEAQAAGVVGTFGIGAMANFGIAEELVVETESALVGERTKCSVMRSKLSVNEDCISFETCEATGNPGTTVTATMQATKTINVAEAETYISQFVALLSLDVLVNNKKVSGQPFENAVSQLVATWKSSSLSADLGDGLKADIDLTGAINGETRIELHNIEYGSQILKGRMALRQGVGNLRTYRNSFGLATASVTSAYGFGGVADFLFLHPTAGREALTTDSLQLLQRIVTRVDEYVSLQLGNRPESNVNSYFVTWAAQRHRYDLCSHLLVRVEPGETLALHEIQELSRQAPFLVYGGTDTSTIQHASEDRQIIMLSKNAQRKDCEINYLRNYCKIEELSDDPKVLLMKADAETTGAEKAFAFRLASILSTDYFLEVDIRFGTISHGFPVLVTSRTTPVEIYINPNTSTVRSILELFVREYAAFGHMAKDFVRNMLFPRVANLVPSSTRQGAEAFLKSINRTREIFEYEMTDLESLTALWKDYLSGKISFQQASDRANRVAVRSYQIFDREAAGAVRDVVPGVIENEAATAQENGSQYGPLPPIQRLDMSTTKKLLTINENEPSLKGYRCFLALTDRIQKEKGDFFLQPHRTSVVWGGQKALFIFEHHSGDFGLYYDLQTQGLISEQPGGGSFETCTIVMKNRIFIPIPPNIQASFWPHDNERKRFEVRCDILYIDQEAQDQNYCETNDVTTI
- a CDS encoding DUF4870 domain-containing protein — protein: MGIGKVILFIFGLIGLLTSSGFLFGGGAIILADNTIKDSDSFYSTRTVQIESNTYAVITGPADIYLGGRWDWGSLATFRIMGSNNDPDGQIFIGIAPTSDINAYLSGVEHSEITQFSMFPHNISYAVHSGVVVPGAPADQSFWTAYAYGTGTETLEWDVESGRYSLLLMNGDGTEGVDLDVEFGLKIAWLIGVGIGLLLMGVIGIIISIILISLAFRSSSNRNPPTQGPAVRAETDSSSATETHDVVVNELADKTGMGLAPNVAALLCYVFGWVTGIIFFILEKDNKYVRFHALQSIIVFGFLSMAGAVLGAWPFFGTIFEAGIGIITLVFWIILMVKAYQGEKYKMPWAGDFAEKQVS
- a CDS encoding glutamine synthetase III, with the translated sequence MSHSNPCEPIDLVSIYGSEVFNDQVMRQTLPKEIYKSLKQTIEEGLTLDAQVAEVVAGAMKDWAINRGATHFTHWFQPMTGITAEKHDSFISPTPDGRMIMEFSGKELIKGEPDASSFPSGGLRATFEARGYTAWDCTSPAFVKDGTLCIPTAFASYTGEALDKKTPLLRSMDALNTQALRILRVLGNTTTRRVTTTVGPEQEYFLIDKKLFDQRQDLILTGRTLFGAKPPKGQELEDHYFGQLKSRIAAFMSELDTELWKLGVAAKTKHNEVAPGQHELAPIFTTSNIATDHNQLTMETMRKVALRHGLVCLLHEKPFAGINGSGKHNNWSMSTNDGQNLLEPGKDPHDNVQFLIFLSAVIKAVDEYADLLRVSAASPGNDHRLGANEAPPAIISVFLGAQLTDILAQIEAGGATSSKSGGMMHLGTSSLPSLSKDSTDRNRTSPFAFTGNKFEFRMVGSMQSIAQANFVLNTIVAESLSQIADRLEKAANVQKEIGVVVLEIIKKHGRVIFNGNNYAEAWVTEAEKRGLPNLSNMVDAIGAIRAEKNLALMEKHGVLSRVEMESRSEIQYEIYNKTINIEGSTMVEMAKRQILPAVISYKAHLAASISSVLGIGGNADVEKDLFNRISGLAQSFSANLAKLEQALQSTADLHGNSKTQAVAYRDLVFKGMGELRKDADALETLVSAEYWPMPTYSKLLFSV